A single genomic interval of Candidatus Beckwithbacteria bacterium harbors:
- a CDS encoding fibronectin type III domain-containing protein — MATKKNKKNQKQKNNKHISILSLAISLLGIILIGIVILGVSLYGLDQKEFSQRQSQPEQYVANPDSAYFRASLLSSSLIKDQEARIKIELVNSGNIIDTVTAMLQYDPQKVEIVGVEEGSAHILSMIPRLSNDATNGVIEIAKWSDDRAETYTGSGGEYAVLVIKPLSTNTSSLTFVCGGEDESSIMYGGDEYISCSNTVGLTLNDISELPTPTPTPTPTPTPTPTPTPTPTPNPDDTSPYISAIKVYDGGDEGYIDTGDYIVIKFNEAIDPESINSNLDEGGTVTGISYSKTGGIYVSSSGLVTIKNIASFDMGSVEEAEAYTVKLALNSTGTTLTITITGGDDVEIYSENFDNAKQIGGIIEDTDGNEMESDSSIADPTGTFGGAYDDSGTGGGSTTTSSCGGPDIPSGVTAATGSDRGTVKLTWSAADEADHYSITFGEKWVDNVGPTEYGAPDIGNVTSYVVRGLKPGVGYYFVVAAVNSCKSSGYSDGVYAYAGTGPIYTSGSSSSNSSWSSQTAEKGTSLVDEDFWDDDEDVFTATPSATPKATPTPSPIIYTPSETETGSDLFGKIMSILPYAGLAILGILGLLLILTVIKKNKKPFEETPQDLFNEDKDEKIIFKE, encoded by the coding sequence ATGGCTACTAAAAAAAATAAAAAAAACCAGAAGCAGAAAAACAATAAACATATTAGTATTTTGAGTTTAGCTATTTCCTTGTTGGGGATTATTTTAATTGGTATTGTGATTTTAGGAGTATCTCTCTATGGTTTGGATCAAAAAGAATTTAGCCAAAGGCAATCGCAGCCAGAGCAGTATGTTGCTAATCCTGACTCAGCCTATTTTAGAGCTTCTTTGCTAAGTAGTAGTTTGATTAAAGATCAGGAAGCAAGAATCAAAATAGAATTGGTCAATAGTGGCAATATCATTGACACGGTTACAGCTATGTTGCAGTATGATCCGCAGAAAGTTGAAATTGTTGGAGTTGAAGAAGGTAGTGCCCATATCTTATCCATGATCCCGCGTTTAAGTAATGATGCTACTAACGGAGTGATAGAAATTGCAAAGTGGTCAGATGATCGAGCTGAAACCTATACAGGTTCTGGTGGCGAATATGCAGTTTTAGTAATTAAACCTCTTAGTACTAATACTAGTAGTCTGACTTTTGTCTGTGGGGGTGAAGATGAATCTAGTATTATGTACGGTGGAGATGAATATATCAGCTGTAGCAATACTGTAGGTTTAACCTTGAATGACATTAGTGAGTTACCTACACCCACTCCTACTCCTACCCCTACACCCACTCCTACTCCTACACCCACTCCAACGCCTACTCCAAACCCAGATGATACTTCCCCATATATTTCTGCTATTAAAGTTTATGATGGAGGAGATGAAGGCTATATTGATACAGGTGATTACATTGTCATTAAATTTAATGAAGCGATTGATCCAGAGTCAATCAATAGTAATTTAGATGAAGGAGGTACGGTTACTGGTATTAGTTATTCTAAAACTGGGGGAATTTATGTTTCCTCTTCTGGATTAGTTACGATCAAAAATATTGCTTCTTTTGATATGGGTTCAGTGGAAGAAGCAGAAGCTTATACAGTCAAACTAGCTTTGAACTCTACAGGCACAACTTTAACAATTACTATAACTGGCGGGGATGATGTTGAAATTTATAGTGAAAATTTTGACAATGCTAAACAAATTGGAGGAATCATCGAGGATACTGATGGAAATGAAATGGAATCAGATTCTAGTATTGCTGATCCAACTGGAACATTTGGAGGAGCATATGATGATAGTGGAACAGGAGGTGGAAGCACTACTACAAGCTCTTGTGGTGGCCCAGATATTCCCTCCGGAGTAACTGCCGCTACTGGTAGCGATCGAGGTACAGTCAAACTAACTTGGAGTGCAGCAGATGAAGCTGATCATTACTCCATTACGTTTGGAGAAAAATGGGTTGATAATGTGGGTCCAACCGAATATGGAGCACCTGATATTGGCAATGTTACTAGCTATGTAGTTCGGGGTTTGAAACCTGGAGTTGGCTACTACTTTGTGGTTGCAGCTGTAAACTCCTGTAAATCTTCTGGCTATTCTGATGGAGTGTATGCTTATGCCGGAACTGGCCCTATTTACACTTCAGGTAGTAGTTCTTCTAATTCCAGTTGGTCTAGCCAAACTGCCGAAAAAGGAACAAGTTTAGTTGATGAAGATTTTTGGGATGATGATGAGGATGTTTTTACTGCCACTCCTAGTGCTACTCCTAAAGCAACCCCAACTCCAAGCCCTATTATTTATACTCCTAGTGAAACTGAAACCGGCTCTGATTTGTTTGGAAAAATCATGTCCATTCTGCCATATGCAGGCTTAGCTATTTTGGGCATTTTGGGCTTACTACTTATCCTTACCGTTATTAAGAAAAATAAGAAACCATTTGAAGAAACGCCCCAAGATTTGTTTAACGAAGATAAGGATGAAAAAATTATCTTCAAAGAATAG